One genomic region from Bacillus aquiflavi encodes:
- the sucD gene encoding succinate--CoA ligase subunit alpha, whose translation MSVFVNKDTKVIVQGITGSTALFHTKQMLEYGTKIVGGVTPGKGGTEVEGVPVFNTVDEAVKATGANASVIYVPAPFAADAIMEAVDAELELAICITEHIPVLDMVKVKRYMEGKKTRLIGPNCPGVISADECKIGIMPGYIHKKGHVGVVSRSGTLTYEAVHQLTQAGIGQTSAVGIGGDPVNGTDFIDVLKAFNEDPETYAVIMIGEIGGTAEEEAALWVKDNMTKPVVGFIGGRTAPPGKRMGHAGAIISGGKGTADEKIRVMNECGIKVADTPSVIGDTLISVIKEKGLYEKCKTH comes from the coding sequence GTGAGTGTTTTTGTTAATAAGGATACTAAAGTGATTGTTCAAGGGATAACTGGTTCTACAGCCCTTTTCCATACAAAACAAATGCTTGAATACGGTACAAAAATTGTCGGAGGGGTAACGCCTGGTAAAGGTGGCACAGAAGTAGAAGGGGTGCCGGTTTTTAATACAGTAGATGAAGCAGTAAAAGCGACTGGCGCAAATGCTTCGGTAATATATGTCCCAGCTCCTTTTGCAGCGGATGCAATAATGGAAGCTGTTGACGCAGAGTTGGAACTTGCAATTTGCATTACAGAACATATCCCTGTACTTGATATGGTAAAGGTAAAACGCTACATGGAAGGAAAGAAAACGCGTCTGATCGGTCCGAACTGTCCTGGTGTTATTTCGGCTGACGAGTGTAAAATTGGAATTATGCCAGGCTATATTCATAAAAAAGGTCATGTTGGAGTTGTCTCCCGCTCTGGGACGTTAACTTATGAAGCAGTTCACCAATTAACACAAGCTGGTATTGGTCAAACGTCTGCAGTAGGAATTGGTGGCGATCCTGTTAATGGCACAGACTTTATCGATGTTTTAAAAGCATTTAACGAGGATCCTGAAACATATGCAGTCATTATGATTGGTGAAATCGGCGGAACAGCTGAGGAAGAAGCTGCCCTCTGGGTAAAAGACAATATGACTAAGCCCGTTGTCGGCTTTATTGGCGGACGTACGGCTCCTCCAGGAAAACGGATGGGGCATGCAGGAGCGATTATCTCTGGCGGAAAAGGAACGGCTGATGAGAAAATTCGTGTCATGAACGAATGTGGGATTAAAGTCGCAGATACACCTTCAGTCATTGGAGACACATTAATCTCTGTTATAAAAGAAAAAGGTCTATATGAAAAGTGTAAAACTCATTAA
- the dprA gene encoding DNA-processing protein DprA, which yields MEDVKSRLVHLHHCRGIGWKSIFRLLKHDPTLKTMYNLTEYDLKQLLHLPPLTSKQTLLDLHSDRLLNKIHHYYTENIEIVAIFDKCYPPLLKEIFQPPWILYVKGDMKLLTNNLKLAVVGSRQGSSYGRQAINMLFPELIKKEFLIVSGLARGIDSYAHQTAINLGGKTIAVIAGGFYHIYPKENENLALKIMDQHLILSEYPPHTRPVRWQFPMRNRIISGLSRGVLIIEAKKRSGALITADYALEQGREVFSLPGQIMSPFSIGTNQLIQKGAKLVITPLDILEELTIRA from the coding sequence GTGGAAGATGTAAAATCGCGTCTTGTACATTTGCACCATTGTCGCGGAATTGGCTGGAAGTCAATTTTTCGTTTATTAAAACATGACCCGACATTAAAAACGATGTATAATCTTACAGAATATGATTTAAAGCAACTACTACATTTACCCCCTTTAACATCTAAGCAAACACTTCTCGACTTACATTCGGATCGCCTTCTTAACAAAATTCACCACTATTATACAGAAAACATTGAAATAGTCGCTATTTTTGATAAATGTTATCCCCCTTTATTAAAAGAGATTTTTCAGCCTCCTTGGATTCTCTATGTAAAAGGAGATATGAAATTACTTACAAATAATCTTAAGCTTGCAGTAGTAGGTTCAAGACAAGGATCGAGTTACGGTAGACAAGCTATTAATATGTTATTCCCGGAGCTTATAAAAAAGGAATTTTTAATTGTAAGCGGTCTAGCGAGGGGAATAGATTCATACGCTCATCAAACAGCAATAAATTTAGGAGGTAAAACAATTGCAGTGATTGCAGGGGGATTTTATCATATATATCCTAAGGAAAATGAAAACTTGGCTTTAAAAATAATGGATCAACATTTAATTCTGTCTGAATACCCTCCTCATACAAGGCCTGTCCGTTGGCAGTTTCCGATGAGGAATCGAATTATTAGCGGTCTTTCCAGAGGGGTGTTAATTATTGAAGCAAAAAAAAGAAGCGGAGCACTAATTACAGCAGATTACGCTTTAGAACAAGGACGAGAAGTTTTCTCCCTGCCAGGTCAGATTATGAGTCCGTTTTCAATTGGTACAAATCAGCTTATTCAAAAAGGAGCAAAATTAGTGATCACCCCTTTAGATATTTTGGAAGAACTAACAATTCGTGCTTAA
- the topA gene encoding type I DNA topoisomerase, with protein sequence MSDFLVIVESPAKAKTIERYLGKKYKVKASMGHIRDLPKSQMGIDIENQYAPKYITIRGKGPVLKEIKTAAKKAKKIFLAADPDREGEAIAWHLANSLNLDTTSNCRVVFNEITKDAIKESFKYPRPIDMDLVDAQQARRILDRLVGYNISPLLWKKVKKGLSAARVQSVAVRLIIEREKEIKSFEPKEYWTIEGDFLKGKETFEAAFYGIGAKKLELQSEEEVKNILNKLSDNFFTITTVTKKERKRNPAPPFTTSSLQQEAARKLNFRAKKTMMLSQQLYEGIDLGKEGTVGLITYMRTDSTRVSEIAQTEAREYIESAFGKEYYQGAVKREKKQVNAQDAHEAIRPTSSLREPSKMKQFLSRDQFRLYKLIWERFLASQMSPAVMDTMSVDLQNGEVVFRATGSAVKFPGFMKVYVEGSDDQIEEKDGLLPDLKVGDKIFNKDINPKQHFTQPPPRYTEARLVKALEELGIGRPSTYAPTLDTIQKRGCVALENKRFVPTELGEIVMGLILEFFPEIIDVEFTAKMEKDLDDVEAGKENWVAIIDHFYRDFEPRLEKAEKEMEKVEIKDEPAGEDCQECGNPMVFKMGRYGKFMACSNFPDCRNTKPIVKEIGVKCPKCKEGNIIERKSKKRRIFYGCDTFPNCDFISWDKPISRSCPKCEGLLVEKKLKKGIQVQCTECDYKEKQQS encoded by the coding sequence ATGTCAGATTTTTTAGTAATTGTTGAATCGCCTGCAAAGGCAAAAACGATAGAACGATATTTAGGAAAAAAATATAAAGTTAAGGCTTCAATGGGTCATATTCGTGATTTGCCGAAAAGCCAAATGGGTATTGATATAGAAAATCAATACGCACCAAAATATATTACGATTAGAGGAAAAGGACCGGTATTAAAGGAAATCAAGACCGCAGCAAAAAAAGCAAAGAAAATTTTTCTTGCAGCTGACCCTGACCGTGAAGGAGAAGCGATTGCATGGCATCTTGCAAATAGCTTAAATCTTGATACAACATCAAACTGCCGTGTAGTATTTAATGAGATTACGAAAGATGCCATTAAAGAATCTTTTAAGTACCCGCGGCCAATCGACATGGATTTGGTTGATGCTCAACAAGCTCGGCGCATATTAGACCGATTAGTTGGCTACAATATTAGTCCTTTGCTTTGGAAGAAGGTGAAAAAAGGACTTAGTGCTGCCCGTGTTCAATCTGTTGCCGTAAGGCTCATTATTGAAAGAGAAAAAGAAATTAAAAGTTTTGAGCCTAAAGAGTATTGGACAATTGAAGGGGACTTTTTAAAAGGTAAAGAAACTTTTGAAGCAGCTTTTTATGGAATTGGTGCCAAAAAGCTTGAGCTGCAATCAGAAGAAGAAGTTAAAAATATATTAAATAAATTATCAGACAACTTTTTTACTATAACAACTGTAACGAAAAAAGAGAGGAAACGTAATCCGGCACCTCCGTTTACAACTTCTTCTTTACAGCAAGAAGCAGCGCGTAAATTAAATTTCCGTGCTAAAAAGACAATGATGTTATCCCAACAGCTCTATGAAGGAATAGATCTTGGAAAGGAAGGGACAGTCGGGTTAATTACTTATATGAGAACAGATTCAACAAGAGTATCAGAAATTGCTCAAACGGAAGCTCGAGAATATATTGAATCTGCTTTCGGCAAGGAATATTATCAAGGTGCGGTTAAAAGAGAAAAAAAACAAGTGAATGCCCAAGATGCCCACGAAGCGATTCGACCGACGAGCAGCTTACGTGAACCGAGCAAGATGAAACAGTTTTTATCAAGAGATCAATTCCGATTATACAAGTTAATTTGGGAGCGGTTTTTAGCAAGCCAAATGAGCCCAGCTGTAATGGATACAATGAGTGTAGATTTACAAAATGGAGAGGTTGTATTTCGTGCGACCGGTTCTGCTGTAAAGTTTCCTGGTTTTATGAAGGTTTATGTTGAAGGAAGCGATGATCAAATTGAAGAAAAAGATGGACTGCTGCCAGATTTAAAAGTAGGAGATAAAATATTTAATAAAGATATTAATCCGAAGCAGCATTTCACTCAACCTCCTCCAAGATATACGGAGGCACGGTTAGTTAAAGCTTTAGAAGAATTAGGAATTGGTCGTCCATCCACTTATGCGCCTACACTTGATACGATACAAAAGCGCGGATGTGTAGCGCTAGAAAATAAACGTTTCGTTCCGACCGAGCTCGGTGAAATAGTTATGGGGCTAATTTTGGAGTTTTTTCCAGAAATTATCGACGTCGAATTTACAGCTAAAATGGAAAAAGATTTAGATGATGTTGAAGCAGGGAAAGAAAATTGGGTTGCCATCATCGATCACTTTTATCGTGATTTTGAGCCTCGTTTAGAAAAAGCTGAGAAGGAAATGGAAAAAGTAGAAATTAAAGATGAACCAGCTGGAGAAGACTGTCAAGAGTGCGGGAATCCAATGGTCTTTAAAATGGGACGATATGGTAAGTTCATGGCTTGCAGTAATTTCCCAGACTGTCGGAATACAAAACCAATCGTCAAAGAAATTGGTGTTAAATGTCCGAAGTGCAAGGAAGGAAATATTATTGAAAGAAAAAGCAAAAAGAGGCGAATCTTTTACGGCTGTGATACCTTTCCAAATTGCGATTTTATTTCGTGGGACAAACCAATTTCAAGAAGCTGTCCAAAATGCGAAGGATTGCTCGTTGAAAAGAAACTTAAAAAAGGTATTCAAGTACAGTGTACTGAATGTGATTATAAAGAAAAACAGCAAAGTTAA
- the trmFO gene encoding FADH(2)-oxidizing methylenetetrahydrofolate--tRNA-(uracil(54)-C(5))-methyltransferase TrmFO — MKEAVKVIGAGLAGSEAAWQIAQRGVKVFLYEMRPVKQTAAHHTDKFAELVCSNSLRANSLTNAVGVLKEEMRLLDSCIVKAADSSSVPAGGALAVDRHEFAAMVTKQVKSHPNVTVVHEEVVDIPEGPTIIATGPLTSKALSMSLRKITGEDYLYFYDAAAPIIEKESIDMSKVYLKSRYDKGEAAYLNCPMTEEEFDRFYDTLINAETAPLKEFEKEIFFESCMPIEVMALRGKKTMLFGPMKPVGLEDPHTGKRPFAVVQLRQDDAAGTLYNIVGFQTHLKWGAQKEVIRLIPGLENAEIVRYGVMHRNTFINSPKVLKATYQLKDREDLFFAGQMTGVEGYVESAASGLIAGINAARIVAGQTPIEFPHETAIGSLARYIATANPDNFQPMNINFGLLPELNMKIKGKKERNEQHATRALQTIQKFMKNM, encoded by the coding sequence ATGAAAGAAGCAGTTAAAGTGATCGGAGCTGGACTGGCAGGAAGTGAAGCTGCATGGCAAATAGCACAGCGAGGTGTAAAAGTTTTCCTATATGAAATGAGACCAGTTAAGCAAACAGCCGCTCATCATACAGACAAATTTGCAGAGCTCGTGTGCAGCAATTCATTAAGAGCCAATTCTTTAACAAACGCAGTTGGTGTTTTAAAAGAAGAAATGCGGCTATTAGACTCTTGTATTGTAAAAGCAGCTGATTCAAGTTCTGTTCCAGCTGGAGGAGCGTTGGCAGTTGACCGGCACGAATTTGCCGCAATGGTGACTAAACAAGTTAAAAGCCATCCAAATGTCACTGTTGTCCATGAAGAAGTAGTGGATATTCCTGAAGGACCGACAATTATAGCTACTGGCCCATTAACGAGCAAAGCACTTTCAATGAGTTTGCGAAAAATAACAGGGGAAGATTATTTATACTTTTATGATGCAGCTGCACCGATTATTGAAAAAGAAAGTATTGACATGAGTAAAGTATATTTAAAATCTCGCTATGATAAAGGGGAGGCAGCTTATTTAAACTGTCCAATGACAGAAGAAGAATTTGATCGCTTTTATGACACATTAATCAATGCTGAGACTGCTCCGTTAAAGGAATTTGAAAAGGAAATATTTTTTGAGAGCTGCATGCCGATAGAAGTCATGGCTCTTCGCGGTAAAAAGACGATGCTTTTTGGTCCGATGAAGCCAGTTGGATTAGAAGACCCTCATACTGGAAAAAGACCATTTGCAGTTGTTCAATTACGGCAGGATGATGCGGCTGGAACACTTTATAATATTGTCGGTTTTCAAACTCATTTAAAATGGGGAGCGCAGAAGGAAGTCATTCGTCTTATTCCAGGCTTAGAAAATGCAGAAATTGTTCGTTATGGTGTCATGCATCGCAATACGTTTATTAATTCACCAAAAGTTTTGAAAGCTACATATCAGTTAAAGGATAGAGAAGACTTGTTTTTTGCTGGACAAATGACAGGTGTCGAAGGGTATGTTGAATCTGCGGCTAGTGGTTTAATTGCTGGAATAAATGCAGCGCGTATAGTGGCAGGGCAAACTCCGATTGAATTTCCTCATGAAACAGCTATTGGAAGTTTAGCTAGATACATCGCAACTGCAAATCCCGATAATTTTCAGCCGATGAATATAAACTTTGGTTTGCTTCCTGAACTAAATATGAAAATTAAAGGAAAAAAAGAACGCAATGAACAACACGCAACAAGAGCATTACAAACAATTCAGAAATTTATGAAAAATATGTAA
- the xerC gene encoding tyrosine recombinase XerC: protein MGNVNVSLKLFIQYLQIEKNCSQYTVEYYHRDISEFFMFMVEQTIKDLNDVTDFDVRLFLTKLYEKKLAKKSIARKISSLRSFFTFLLREKVVTENPLALISLPKSESRLPLFFYEEELQQLFKVCDVTTPLGQRNQALLEVLYGTGIRVGECVQIHIHDLDMSLGTVLIKGKGHKERYVPFGRFASDSLRLYIEDGRNQLIRKSEDHHALFVNFRGEPLTARGIRTILDKMIKKTALNGKIYPHMLRHSFATHLLNNGADSRTVQELLGHASLSSTQVYTHVSNEHLRRTYMTYHPRA from the coding sequence TTGGGAAATGTGAACGTTTCTTTAAAGTTATTTATTCAATATTTACAAATTGAAAAAAATTGTTCACAATATACAGTTGAGTATTATCATCGTGATATTAGTGAATTCTTTATGTTCATGGTTGAGCAAACAATTAAAGATTTAAATGATGTTACGGATTTTGATGTGAGACTTTTTTTAACAAAACTTTACGAGAAAAAGTTAGCAAAAAAATCGATTGCTCGTAAAATCTCAAGCTTAAGAAGTTTCTTTACATTTCTCTTGAGGGAAAAAGTAGTTACTGAAAACCCATTAGCTCTCATTTCTTTACCTAAAAGTGAAAGTCGCTTACCTCTTTTTTTTTATGAGGAAGAACTTCAACAGCTATTCAAAGTGTGTGATGTAACAACACCTCTTGGACAAAGAAATCAAGCATTGCTTGAAGTTTTGTACGGGACTGGAATCCGTGTAGGCGAATGTGTTCAAATTCACATACACGACCTTGATATGTCTTTAGGAACTGTATTAATTAAAGGAAAAGGTCATAAAGAGCGTTATGTTCCTTTTGGTCGTTTCGCCAGCGATTCACTCCGATTATATATAGAGGATGGCCGAAACCAATTAATCCGTAAGTCTGAAGATCATCATGCTCTATTTGTGAACTTTAGAGGTGAACCATTAACAGCAAGAGGAATTCGCACTATTTTAGATAAGATGATAAAAAAAACAGCATTAAATGGGAAGATATATCCGCATATGTTAAGACATTCGTTTGCGACTCATCTGTTAAATAACGGAGCGGATTCGCGAACTGTTCAGGAATTACTTGGCCATGCGTCATTGTCTTCCACACAAGTGTATACCCATGTTTCAAATGAACATTTGCGAAGGACATATATGACTTATCACCCAAGGGCTTAG
- the hslV gene encoding ATP-dependent protease subunit HslV — MDQFHATTIFAIHHNDKCAMAGDGQVTFGNAVVMKHTARKVRKLFNGRVLAGFAGSVADAFTLFEMFEGKLEEFNGNLQRAAVELAKQWRSDKVLRRLEAMLIVMNKDSLLLVSGTGEVIEPDDGILAIGSGGNYALSAGRALKKYSGSSLSAKDIAKAALEIAAEICVYTNEHIIVEELS, encoded by the coding sequence ATGGATCAATTTCATGCAACGACGATTTTCGCCATTCATCATAATGACAAATGTGCGATGGCAGGAGATGGCCAAGTAACGTTTGGAAATGCAGTTGTGATGAAACATACAGCAAGAAAAGTGCGCAAATTATTTAATGGACGTGTATTGGCGGGTTTCGCTGGTTCTGTAGCTGACGCTTTTACATTGTTCGAAATGTTTGAAGGAAAACTTGAAGAATTTAATGGGAATTTGCAGCGTGCTGCAGTAGAGCTTGCGAAACAATGGAGAAGTGATAAAGTGCTTCGCCGTCTAGAAGCAATGTTAATTGTTATGAATAAAGATAGTTTACTTCTAGTTTCGGGAACAGGTGAAGTAATTGAACCAGATGATGGAATTTTAGCGATCGGATCTGGAGGCAATTATGCTTTATCAGCTGGTCGCGCGTTAAAAAAATACAGTGGAAGTAGTTTGTCTGCAAAAGATATTGCAAAGGCCGCATTAGAAATTGCGGCGGAAATCTGTGTCTATACAAATGAACATATTATCGTTGAAGAATTATCTTGA
- the hslU gene encoding HslU--HslV peptidase ATPase subunit has translation MSTTNLTPRQIVERLDQFIIGQTDAKKAVAVALRNRYRRSLLGEKLRDEIIPKNILMIGPTGVGKTEIARRIAKLVRAPFVKVEATKFTEVGYVGRDVESMVRDLIETSVRLVKEEKMQVVKGRAEEQANGRIVELLVPSNKKSSNYKNPLEMLFGGGNHQQEEQTQSSEELSIKEKRKIVKTKLELGELENETVTVDVEEQQPSMFDMLQGSGMEQMGMNMQDMLSSFMPKKRKKRKLTVKEARTILTNEEAQKLIDMDEVTQEAIHRAEQMGIIFIDEIDKIASKNSGNSSVDVSREGVQRDILPIVEGSTVVTKYGPVKTDHVLFIAAGAFHMAKPSDLIPELQGRFPIRVELTKLTVDDFTKILIEPNNAIIKQYQALLETEGIQIEFSDDAIRRIAEVAYEVNQNTDNIGARRLHTILEKLLEDLSFEAPDISMGNVKITPQYVEDKLGAISRNKDLSQFIL, from the coding sequence ATGAGTACGACTAATTTAACCCCAAGGCAAATAGTTGAACGACTCGATCAATTTATTATCGGTCAAACGGATGCTAAGAAGGCAGTTGCGGTAGCATTAAGAAACCGGTATCGCCGCAGTTTACTCGGTGAAAAGCTTCGGGATGAAATAATTCCAAAGAATATATTGATGATTGGCCCTACCGGGGTAGGGAAAACGGAAATAGCTCGGCGGATAGCAAAGCTAGTGCGTGCTCCGTTCGTAAAAGTGGAGGCCACTAAATTTACAGAGGTTGGTTATGTAGGACGTGATGTTGAATCAATGGTGCGAGATTTAATTGAAACTTCTGTCCGTTTAGTGAAAGAAGAAAAAATGCAAGTTGTCAAAGGACGTGCTGAGGAGCAGGCAAACGGTCGAATCGTCGAACTCCTTGTTCCATCTAATAAAAAATCAAGTAACTATAAAAACCCATTAGAAATGCTATTTGGCGGTGGAAATCATCAACAAGAAGAACAGACGCAAAGCAGTGAAGAGCTGTCTATTAAAGAAAAACGGAAAATAGTAAAAACAAAGCTTGAACTAGGCGAACTTGAAAATGAAACAGTTACTGTCGATGTTGAAGAGCAGCAGCCTTCTATGTTTGACATGCTTCAAGGATCTGGCATGGAACAAATGGGAATGAATATGCAGGACATGTTAAGCAGTTTTATGCCAAAGAAGCGTAAAAAGCGTAAGCTAACTGTAAAAGAAGCGCGTACTATATTAACAAATGAAGAGGCGCAAAAATTGATCGATATGGATGAAGTAACTCAGGAAGCGATTCATCGTGCGGAACAAATGGGGATTATTTTCATTGATGAAATTGATAAAATTGCTAGTAAAAATTCAGGGAATTCTTCCGTAGACGTTTCACGTGAAGGTGTTCAAAGGGATATTTTACCTATTGTTGAAGGATCAACAGTCGTAACGAAATATGGGCCAGTTAAAACAGACCACGTGTTATTTATTGCTGCTGGCGCCTTCCATATGGCAAAGCCATCCGACTTAATTCCAGAATTACAGGGGCGATTTCCAATTCGAGTTGAGTTAACGAAGCTTACGGTCGACGACTTTACGAAAATTTTAATCGAACCAAATAACGCAATCATTAAACAATATCAAGCATTGTTAGAAACAGAAGGTATACAAATTGAATTTTCTGACGATGCTATTCGTAGAATTGCAGAAGTAGCCTATGAAGTTAACCAGAACACTGATAATATCGGGGCTCGGCGTTTGCATACTATTTTAGAAAAACTACTTGAAGATTTATCATTTGAAGCGCCAGACATTTCAATGGGAAATGTTAAGATTACACCACAGTATGTAGAAGATAAGCTTGGTGCGATTTCAAGAAATAAAGATTTAAGCCAGTTTATCCTCTAA
- the codY gene encoding GTP-sensing pleiotropic transcriptional regulator CodY, whose translation MDLLTRTRKINAMLQKAAGKPVNFKEMAETLSDVIEANIFVVSRRGKLLGFAVNQQIENERMKKMLEDRQFPEKYTKNLFNIQETSPNLDVESEYTAFPVENKDLFKTGLTTIVPINGGGERLGTLILARLTEKFHDDDLILAEYGATVVGMEILREKAEEIEEEARSKAVVQMAISSLSYSELEAIEHIFEELNGNEGLLVASKIADRVGITRSVIVNALRKLESAGVIESRSLGMKGTYIKVLNDKFLVELEKLKAN comes from the coding sequence ATGGACTTATTAACGAGAACAAGAAAAATTAATGCAATGTTACAAAAAGCAGCAGGAAAACCAGTCAATTTTAAAGAAATGGCGGAAACATTAAGTGATGTAATTGAAGCTAATATATTTGTCGTTAGCCGCCGCGGAAAGCTATTAGGCTTCGCAGTCAATCAGCAGATTGAAAATGAGCGGATGAAAAAGATGCTTGAAGATCGCCAATTTCCTGAAAAATATACAAAAAACTTATTTAATATTCAAGAGACTTCACCGAACCTTGATGTAGAAAGTGAATATACAGCTTTCCCAGTTGAGAATAAAGACTTATTCAAGACAGGATTAACAACAATCGTACCTATAAATGGCGGCGGAGAGCGGTTAGGAACATTGATATTGGCACGGTTAACGGAAAAATTTCATGATGATGATCTTATTTTGGCAGAATATGGGGCTACCGTTGTTGGAATGGAAATATTGCGGGAAAAAGCTGAAGAAATTGAAGAAGAAGCCAGAAGCAAAGCGGTTGTTCAAATGGCAATTAGCTCTTTATCATATAGTGAGTTAGAGGCAATTGAACATATTTTTGAAGAATTGAATGGAAATGAAGGACTGTTAGTTGCTTCGAAGATTGCTGATAGAGTAGGGATTACACGTTCTGTTATCGTAAATGCGTTACGAAAACTAGAAAGCGCTGGGGTGATCGAATCTCGTTCACTTGGAATGAAAGGTACTTATATAAAAGTATTAAATGATAAATTTTTAGTTGAACTTGAAAAATTAAAAGCAAACTAG
- the rpsB gene encoding 30S ribosomal protein S2, with amino-acid sequence MSVISMKQLLEAGVHFGHQTRRWNPKMKKYIFTERNGIYIIDLQKTVKKVEEAYNFVKELAGNNGKILFVGTKKQAQDSVKDEAERSGMYYVNQRWLGGTLTNFETIQKRIQRLKDIEKMAEDGTFDVLPKKEVVQLRKEQERLEKFLGGIKEMKELPDALFIIDPRKERIAVAEAHKLHIPIVGIVDTNCDPDEIDYVIPANDDAIRAVKLLTGKMADAILEAKQGEETTTTA; translated from the coding sequence ATGTCAGTTATTTCAATGAAGCAATTACTTGAAGCCGGAGTTCACTTCGGTCATCAAACTCGCCGTTGGAACCCAAAAATGAAAAAATATATTTTTACTGAGCGTAACGGCATCTATATTATTGATCTTCAAAAAACAGTAAAAAAAGTTGAAGAAGCTTATAACTTTGTTAAGGAGCTTGCTGGTAACAACGGGAAAATTCTTTTTGTCGGTACTAAAAAACAAGCTCAAGATTCTGTTAAAGATGAAGCTGAACGTTCTGGAATGTATTATGTAAACCAACGCTGGTTAGGTGGAACGTTGACAAACTTTGAAACAATTCAAAAGCGTATTCAACGTTTAAAAGATATCGAAAAAATGGCCGAAGACGGAACTTTTGATGTTTTGCCTAAAAAAGAAGTTGTTCAATTGAGAAAAGAACAAGAACGTTTAGAAAAATTCCTTGGCGGTATTAAAGAAATGAAAGAGTTGCCTGATGCTCTATTCATTATTGATCCTCGTAAAGAGCGCATCGCAGTTGCAGAGGCACATAAATTACACATTCCGATTGTAGGAATTGTTGACACAAACTGTGACCCAGATGAAATTGATTATGTCATTCCAGCAAACGATGATGCAATTCGTGCTGTTAAACTTTTAACAGGTAAAATGGCAGATGCGATCTTAGAAGCGAAACAAGGAGAAGAAACTACTACAACTGCTTAA
- the tsf gene encoding translation elongation factor Ts: protein MAITAQMVKELREKTGAGMMDCKKALQETNGDLEKAIDFLREKGIAKAAKKSDRIAAEGTTYILSEGNEAVILEVNSETDFVAKNEGFQELVKTLAKQLLANKPASVDEALAQKMEDGTIVSEYINASIAKIGEKISLRRFEVKTKTDEDVFGAYLHMGGRIAVLSVLEGTTDGEAAKDISMHIAALNPKYVSRDEVSEEEVERERQVLTQQALNEGKPEKIVAKMVEGRLSKFFEEVCVLDQAFVKNPDLKVRQFVESKGGTVREFVRYEVGEGIEKRQDNFAEEVMNQVKK, encoded by the coding sequence ATGGCCATTACAGCTCAAATGGTAAAGGAACTTCGTGAAAAAACAGGCGCAGGAATGATGGATTGTAAAAAGGCGCTTCAAGAAACAAATGGAGACTTAGAAAAAGCAATCGATTTTCTTCGTGAAAAAGGGATTGCGAAAGCTGCGAAAAAGTCTGATCGCATCGCTGCTGAAGGTACTACATATATTTTATCTGAAGGAAATGAAGCTGTTATTCTTGAAGTAAACTCAGAAACAGACTTTGTAGCAAAAAATGAAGGTTTCCAAGAACTTGTAAAGACATTAGCAAAACAACTACTTGCAAATAAACCTGCTTCAGTAGATGAAGCGCTTGCTCAAAAAATGGAAGACGGGACAATTGTTTCTGAATATATTAATGCTTCAATTGCAAAAATTGGAGAGAAAATCTCTCTTCGCCGTTTCGAAGTAAAAACAAAAACAGACGAAGATGTATTCGGCGCATATCTTCATATGGGAGGACGCATTGCTGTCTTATCTGTATTAGAAGGAACGACCGATGGAGAAGCAGCGAAAGACATTTCAATGCATATTGCTGCCTTAAACCCTAAATATGTATCACGCGACGAAGTTTCTGAAGAAGAAGTAGAGCGTGAGCGTCAAGTATTAACACAACAAGCACTTAATGAAGGCAAGCCGGAAAAAATTGTTGCGAAAATGGTTGAAGGCCGTTTAAGCAAATTTTTTGAGGAAGTTTGTGTTCTTGACCAAGCATTTGTTAAAAACCCTGATTTAAAAGTACGTCAATTTGTTGAATCAAAAGGCGGAACTGTTCGTGAGTTTGTTCGCTATGAAGTAGGAGAAGGCATTGAAAAACGCCAAGATAATTTTGCTGAGGAAGTAATGAACCAAGTTAAAAAATAA